A window of Panicum virgatum strain AP13 chromosome 8K, P.virgatum_v5, whole genome shotgun sequence contains these coding sequences:
- the LOC120646437 gene encoding protein MAIN-LIKE 2-like gives MAHEDGATPELLDALVDKRHRSYMSAVRGISLGMFRARVPMSTMPIHRRWVPRLRASGLLPIARLVEGDMADPARRPRDRAPRFQFDMSLLAALLDRWRPETHTFHLPVGEMTPTLQDVAMLLGLPCAGRAVGAEDVGLSWRDDLLARFAGVQRNELALPYRPLPANHAHGPTKRWLLQFSADYMRADADDFTVARHFEAYLLWLFGWVMFCSSQGDSCPKQLIPLARSIADAPLHEMPQFSWGSAILAASYRGLCMGVTKVSAEEPIFVGCPLLLQLWSYERFPVGRPEMNFEPYVQLSADHDDVDRPTMGSLWCLRRPSWVGV, from the exons ATGGCGCACGAGGACGGAGCTACCCCTGAGTTGCTAGATGCTCTCGTCGACAAGCGCCACCGGTCGTACATGTCTGCGGTCCGTGGCATCAGCTTAGGGATGTTTCGGGCTCGTGTGCCCATGTCGACGATGCCGATACACCGTCGCTGGGTTCCTAG GTTACGCGCTTCAGGTCTTCTCCCGATTGCGCGACTTGTGGAGGGAGATATGGCCGACCCTGCACGTCGACCTAGGGACAGGGCTCCACGGTTCCAGTTCGACATGTCCCTCCTCGCGGCACTTCTCGACCGTTGGCGTCCAGAGACGCACACGTTTCACCTCCCGGTTGGTGAGATGACCCCTACTCTTCAGGACGTGGCGATGCTTCTAGGCTTGCCGTGTGCTGGACGAGCTGTGGGTGCAGAGGACGTGGGACTCTCGTGGCGCGACGACCTTTTGGCTCGGTTCGCCGGGGTTCAGCGCAACGAGCTAGCGTTGCCGTACCGGCCCTTGCCTGCAAACCACGCACACGGACCGACAAAGAGGTGGCTTCTACAGTTCAGT GCGGACTACATGAGGGCAGACGCAGACGACTTTACGGTTGCCAGGCACTTCGAGGCGTACTTACTGTGGTTGTTCGGCTGGGTCATGTTCTGCAGCTCGCAGGGTGACTCGTGCCCCAAACAGCTCATTCCTTTGGCGAGGTCgatagctgacgctccacttcaCGAGATGCCACAGTTCAGCTGGGGTTCTGCTATTTTGGCTGCGAGTTACAGGGGTCTTTGCATGGGCGTGACGAAGGTCTCAGCAGAGGAGCCCATTTTTGTTGGGTGTCCTCTACTGTTACAGCTCTGGTCTTACGAGCGCTTTCCCGTCGGTAGGCCAGAGATGAACTTCGAGCCGTACGTCCAGCTGTCCGCAGACCACGACGACGTCGACAGACCTACGATGGGTTCGTTGTGGTGCCTCAGGAGG CCTTCTTGGGTCGGCGTGTAG